TATCATATATTTGTATTTAGAAATTAGAATGCACCATGTATTgggtttaattaaattttttcccAATGCAGAATGAAGAAAAGAGAATCCACGATGAAAAGTCGAAAAATAAATACTAACACAATATTTCAAAGGATTTTTTAGAGATATGgtatgttttttaaaaataggtATTTTATTTGGGAGGAAGATTATTTAAAGTGGGTATTATTTTTAGCGGATTTTTACTGTTTCAATCCACTAAATTGATGGATCGAGAAGGTTTTTAAAGCTCCAACTCCTTTTACTTtcccttatttttaaaaaacatttcTTCATCCTTCCAAACACAAGAATGTTAATGGAGTCGGGTGCTTTGGAGTCTTTCTATTGATGGGCTGGACCTTGCAATCTCGGTGTAGATACTCTTTTTTTTAAGGCTGAAAGGATTTTGCAGATGCTTCATTTATGGTGAAATTAATGCTTAGCAACTCATAGCAATCCCAATTAATTGGCTGCTGTCCACTAAGATCAACCCCATTACAGATGCCCTTTGCAAAGCCAGATAATCAAAATCATGTTTCAGCTACTCTTGATGTATAtgctcttttccttttttttttttttttttcctttaaccCCATCAATGGTGGAAAGAGCCGGCAGAGAGGGCCACTGCTCTTCAATCTTTTAAAGCTTAAAATCCTGGCTCCACCCAGCAAAAGCTACTGTTGGTGGACGCTCCAAAGAGTCTTCATTTTTAGCATATGGTCACCTTTGGTTTTGGAGGAAACACAAAGTTAGTGGTGTAAATTTATACCATTTCCATTATCTTCAGACATCAACTCCAACTGTTTCATCATCATTGTTTTAGAATCGATCATTTGGCCCTTTCTAATCCAGTTCTGCAAGGTATAGATCCATTATCAACTTGTTTTAACTTATTAGGATATGAAATTCCACATCAATGAAGATCATCCAATATGAGATCTGATCCATTATTCTTTTTTCTGATCAAGAGTCCTTTGAGCCATTCTTGCCCAGTTGCATTACCAGCTTGCATGGTTAGCTGCACTTAAAATCCAACATTCACCAACCAGTCATCAATCACATGGTTGCTTCTTGTGGTTTTAAATTTGAAACACTCAAAGAGTGATATAATCTGACGACTCCATTTCAGGGGCTCAAAGCAAATCACAAGTTGGAATGGAGCAAGAAGAAGTTGAGTTCTTTGATCAATTCAAATCATAATCTCTATAACATGTAGCTGTCCTCGCTATTCTCAGTAAATGGTCATTCATTCTTTGTTAGTCGGCAAGAAATCCAAGAAAATTGCTGGATTAGAGATGATGGCACTGTTAGATTATTCCAGCCACCATTGAAGAACTCAATCAATACCcccaaaaaaagaaatatagttAGAGAGCTTGTCAGAAAGTTAAGTTAGAAGTTAGAGGACTTGATCAGAAAGTAAAGTTAGATGACTTGTTATGCAGTTAACCATTGAAAAGTGAAAGATAAGAAAATTTTCAGAATCAATCGCTATATAATCACACTATGCTCTGTTTGAGCATACACGCTTACATATTCTAGTCGACCTATCTCTTAAACTTTaacaggaaaaaaaaatgaagaaacagGGGAAACAAATAATGGCAAAGGAGACAAAAATTATTGTACAAGTTGCAAGAAATGAGGTAGACTTGGAAAGGTAAGTTTCAAGGTCTACCGAGTATTTGGATAAGGACGAATGAATGCGGAATTCATTTGCCATATCTTCAGTGAAGCAGTCACATCGGCTTCAATGGCATTGTTGAACAAAAATAGCTTGGCACTCCCGTAGATTGCCCTTGTCGGATAAACCCGAGAGCTGATGGTTGTTCTTCCCCCTTGGGCAAAGCTTTCAATTATTGAATGATCCACCTGGTTTACACACACACAGAGAAAATTATGTTAAATCATTCACCACATGACAGGTTTCTGTTCATGTTTGAGGAATAATTGATTATGCTCAACTTACCAATACCCTTAGAGTGAACTTTTCACCCTCCAGGACTGGAACGAAGTTACCATAAATTTGTTTGTTAACATCATTTGCTGCAGAAGACCTGCAAATGGCAATTTTGAATGTTCATTACAGATTGTAAGGATCaggaatttttcattttaattaagaCAACAATTGTAGCGTTAACAGTTAGCTACCTTGATTGGTCTGTGCAGAAGAAAGTTTTGAGGGTGCCATTGCTTTTTTGAACGTAGAAGTATACAGGGGTCTGCTCAACAAGGCTGTCATCAGCAAGAACCAGAAGACCAAATGGTCCTAACGCATTGCGGTGACGAGCACCATGACTGGTAGTGCAGCTGAACTCCTCGTTGGATTCAGCTGTCTTCTCCAAAGCCTTCTTGTCTAACTCAAACTCCGCAACAATATCTAGCTGTATCAATTAATTGCCATGTTAGCTTTGTATACTAAATGTGTTTTTTTCTTGATATTAGGGGATAAACGTAAATAAACCTGTGTGGCTGCGTCAAGATCAAGGGGCACAACGGACCCTGGCTTGACCTCCACCTTGTTAAATTCATTGCTTCTCAGTCTCAAACTTTCCACCTCTTCCACTGGCCATTGAAGTAGATTGCTGCCAGTCTTTGTGTCCAAAGTAACTGTCCTTGGAATGCCCTAAACAGCGTTTGACAAATTCCATTTGTTAAGTTTTTGAAATTGTTAAACCTGTGAACGTTCAAATCCATATTTGAAAAGCAAATATACCTGAAGAGATGCCCATCCTTTCTTAACGTCAGCAACTTCACTATCAGACTCGCCAATCCAGCCCCACAACACCCTTCTCCCCTTATTCTGATCATAAAATGTCTTGGATGCGTAGAATATACCATAATCATATCTAAGACCAATACCAACATCAATCTCTGGATTATCAGGAGTCCATGTACTGGTGACTTCGTTGTAAGTTCCAAGCGCATAGTAATCATGCCTATCATCATCAAGGCTTGCCTTAACCACATGCTTCACTTCAGGCCCAGTGGCAGATGTATCCACTCCATTTTGACTCGTCCTTGAAACAGGGTAAAAGTCcacacactcccacatgccaGTGCCGGGGACACCATGAAGTGCCTGAGGCTGCAACTTATAATTTATGAAGTCCTCAGTGTCATAAATCAAAGCAATGCCAGTTTTGCCAATTTTAGATCCTATGCTGATGCGCCATTTCCCCTCAGAAGTGTACCAAGCTGTGGTTGGGTCACGGAAGTCCTTGGTGCCAATGCCTGGTGGTGGGACTAAAACTGGATTGCCAGAGTATTTGACCCAGTCTAGGAGAAGAGGATCATTGGGGTCTGCTGGATAAGCAAGATTCTGCACCTGAACAGATTCATTGGTGGATCCAGTGTATAGCATGACAATTTTACCATCTGGGAGGATGGTGGCGGAGCCAGTCCATACACCATTTTGGTCGTACCATTGATCAGCAACCATTGCCAATGGGAGGTGAAGCCAGTGAATCAAGTCCCTTGATACAGCATGGCCCCAGACAATGTCACCCCATACTGCAGCATTTGGATTGTACTGGTAGAAGAAATGGTACCACCCCTTGTAAAACAATGGACCTACAAGTTTATGCAGGCTAAGGTCAACTAGTTTGATGGCCAAATCATCACGAAagctttaaattattaatttaatattgattttGTTGTTGAACAAGGAAGCACAGAAGTTTCACAAGCAAGAAACAAGGTCTTACCATTCGGATCTGAAGCAGAACAAACCAGATTCCCCAATCAGAGCAGTCCACGTAATTAACCAttagaaaaacaaaagaaaaatagcATTAGCAATATGGAAACTGCTTATTTCAACTTCAAAAGAAAAGTAAGACAATtcccttcaaaaaaaaaatattaaaattaaactacaaTTTACTccctttaaaaataataataataaaaaattaattcctaTATTACTTTCACATTTAATCTCCATAgtttcatttaaataaatacaataaatttGTCTTAAAAAAACAATATAAGATTACGTGTTTGACAATATTTTTCGCAATAAAtagtaatatatatattgaaattcaTCTTTTGATGcatattatttcattaaaatattttttatttcataaaatcaaGCTCTAAGAAAATTGATAATCAACTTGGGAATTAAAAAGACGACGACTACAACTATCATAATTAAAcagtttaaataattaaaaatacataataCTAAAACCGGTTGACCAATAGACAACTGAAAAAACTATAAATGTTTGATTTTccataacattaaaaaataacaatttaataataattctgataaaaaaattatcaaactttaataataatttattataataataataataatttctctaaaaaataatataataataagttgACACCGGGGTCCGGCAAATCTAGGAAAAACACAAGTTGTTCACGAGAAGGAATTTGTCTGCGACACGTCAGTAAATCAATAGTTTAAAGAGACATGTGGGTCCTACGTATCATGCTAACTGTTAATCATCAACGTTAAACGTGATTACTGTTGAGAATCCCCTTTTCACGCCATTCAAAGAGgggtttccttttttttttcttttaaaaaaaattcttaattaaaataaaaacaaaaatagtaGGCAAACAGCTCCATTCAAACCCTTTTTGTCCACAAGGGCAATCGCTCGGAGATCGccgctaaaaattaaaaataattaaaaaaaaaagcatgctAATGAACGTACCATTCATCCAGTTCTTCTCAGGCTGGAAGTGGAAAGCAGTTCTTTGCCATGATAACATGCTATTGTTCCATGGATACTGATCCGTCGACGATTCCGATACGCCAGAAATAAGGTTAGCCTTCTCAGACACACCGGCAGATTTACCGCGGGAGATAGGCCTCAAAGTCTCCGGTTTCGCCGTCTCTGTCGGCGAAGCCAATGACACCACATTTTCATCTTGTTGTGGATAAATGTTTAGCTGTGATCCATTCCGATTACCAATTAAAGCTACAAATAAGAAAACCATGACTAACCCAGAAAAGATCCCGAGGAGCAGTTTCTTGGAGGGGATGCAGTGGGTGGGTGGAGATCCGGAGGGGTGGGTGCCATCTGGGAGAGAAGTGTAGGTGGGTTGAAGAGGCTGAGAGACAGGAAGGAATGGATTAGGGTCAGCCATTGTTATGGggagagaaagaagagaagaaggacGGAAGAAGGGTGGCTACACAGATGGTATGTTTGTGTAAGAGGTTGTGGTTGCCATATATATAGGTGGTTTCCAAATGGACAGGGGAGAGGATGAGGTCAATGAGTGAAAGAGAGATTTAATTGCCTGAAAAAAATAAGGGTAAAATTCTTGGTGCGAGCTGATTTTAGAAAAGTTCTCtttctcttgttttttttttttaaaaaacggGCGGGGGAGTAGAATATTTGACTTGACAAGACTATAagaatgcactttccaccagactaAGTTTCGGAGTACagttttctttctcttctcttcgcttttttttacactttatttttaaatattttaagctaCTTATTATTagcaaatatataaatatttattattaatacaaCTATATAATAAGCATTAAAAAGTGGAATTTATTAATTCTAGAAATTATTTAGTATAatacattatttaattttaaatgaaacaatttatataaatatattaggaaagggaaaaaaataaaattaattatatttttttaattcattgttaaaaagaaaatattagtaaaatatattaatttgaaggaaaaaagtGTTAGGTGAAAAATAATTGGGCGGGGTTCCTTGGTAATGAGTGATAATAATGTTGCCAGGTCATTCATAAGCATCCAATGGGATTGCACAACTCATTCTTTGGAAACATGTGGACTCATTTGATCAATCCTTTGTTTCCAAGTGGATAACGCAGCCAACACTCTTTCAACAACGGGGGAGCTCCAACCCAAAGCAtccacataataataataataataataaatatttgtaTAAAATTAAGTACAAAATATAGAAATACATGAATCAAGATCAAAATTTGATTGAATAATGTGAATTTTCAAACAATAATTCTTGAAATTTCAATGGTCAAGAAATGAAAATACATAACAATAAAAACCGCAGGCATGATTGGTAAAATTAAATACGTGTCAAATTAgggaatattaatatttaaacacATGAATTAGGACATTCTCGACAAAACAAATGACACGCAAAAAGCGCAGTgctgagaaagaaagaaatagaatagaaaagaaaagagcagAATATTCAACCACATCGATTGGGCCCACAATCCTCATGAAAAATGTTCAATTATTTCCCTCAAATAATAGATAAGAATTTAAAGAAAGTTATGAATCAGCTTCAGAAAACGACTGATGCCTTCTCCTTCGCcaccaaattttatttttctcaattgaAACAAAACAATGTTTAACTTAATTTGTCCAAGTTATTGACCACAGAACATGACTCAGCTCGGTACAGTAGATGGTGATTTTTGAATCTCTCCAAGGGCCAAGGACCATTATTGAGGACAAAACAAAAACATCGAATAACAACTattaatttacataaaaatccCTACAGAATTGTTCTTGTTAATTTcagaaactaattaaaatattcttaattaaaataaaatacccTTGTtggaaaaaaatgaataaaaacattaaaaaaatctcAACATTTTAAGTAGTAAAAAAGTAATCTATTTGAAGTAAATGATGAAGTTATTAATAATGAGAATATTTAGGTATGTTTTTGTAAATTATTCCGCAGGAAATGAAATCTGAATCTTTATTGGTTTGGGCTTGTCGTTTTATGGGATCTCGTGCATCTTCCCACATGCTAAATTTTCTATATCCATATGGGTTCACAGTTTCGCACATGCTTTTGCCTCCGACAATAtggaaattgaaattgaaatttgagagattttgtaaatttatcattttacttatttattactagtattataataaaaatatgtggATCCACGTAGACAGATCTTGGAGTTGTTTGTGATTGGACCGGCCGCatcaaatgaatttaaatactTTGGCATCAATGAGATGATtggaataaattaataatgtgGCTTGTCGAGGTGGACATAATTAGAAAATTGCCACGTAAGGAGTAGCCTTACGTGGCCATAAATAATTATACAAATTAGGTCAGCATACAATTAATTCTTGACTTTTATTTAAAGTGTATGATGACATATGTAATCTTTCATTTTGATTTCATCTcatatttcaatttcaatttcttatggaggctaaatatatatttgtatttcttaattttataaaaataaaattaaaataatgaaaataatttaataataataaatatatataaatataaaaattttaaaattaaaacttatgtTTTCTATATTTAGaaggattttttttctttaaatttaaattactttaaaaatattgtaaaaaaatttccACTAACGTGCAGAAGTTGCCACATGGTGCCTGTTTGTTGGCTCTCACTTTCACTAACCAGAAGGTGCCACGTGCTCGGTCAACATGAGCACCGGTAACATTAGGCTTCAGTGCTTCTGCTTCAAATATTTTGATGCAATTTTTCTAATTCTTTCTATGCTGTTCcttccatttttttaaaaattgtttttttttggttaaaaaaaaaagattttaaacGCCTTATATCATAAGAAAacttatatttatctccatgacatgcatttatataatttttcaaattattattataatttaaatatttaaatttaattttttacaaagaaaaaaaattgaatgataCGAATGAATTGTTTTTCTTTAGAAAGAGAATCTCTTTATttgctcttttttctttttgtgactcGTTCGGTTTCTCCAACCACTTTTCGTGTGACCATCCCCAGCCGCATTTTGAGCAGAGACACCTATCGCTTTCTGTCCAAATTAGATTTTCCTCTCTACTATTTAGGTAGATTAGtgtgaataaataaaattttcctttgattttggGTAGATCTGAGCTATAAAGAAGAATTTTTATTCTTGATCTACTTTATTTTTTGTTGTTATTATTCTTCTTAGTTCCTTTTTGTTGTTTGCGTGCAGGTGGATTTTAAAGTTTTCTTGAAGACATGTTTTCTGCATGCACTGGGAGAGGGTGGATGTTTCGGTTTGGATGTCCTCCCTTTCAACTGGCTTCACCCTTGACGCTGTTGGAGCTTGGTAACAACTTGGTGGAAAAGTCTAAACCTTTTTATTCTGTGGAGAATCTCCAGGTTCTATAGTTGTCTCCCTGTGATGAGCTGCTGAATCTCAAGGCACTTTGTTTTGCCAACAAGCTCTGCTCCACAGCTCTTCCTCTACTCGAGTGTTTCTTTTGGTGTTGCTATTGAATCTCTTAATTTATGAGATTGAAGACCATATGTCTAAATATGcatatttttaaaacaaaaaacagaCAAAGTAATTATATTTCCTTTTAAAAGTAAACTCCTATGATTAAAGAAGGAAAAaagttgaaaaataaattacaattaattaatatattaacatGCTCCATTAGGTCAACTAGGGTTTCAAAATCTCTAATGCAGGTTGAAACCCTcattacaaaataattattactattatttgaCCTTAttccatatttaattttaataaaattatttttctaaagtaataaaTTTCATAGAATCGATTATTACTCATTAAAAACACGTAGAActtgttattaaaaaaaaaaaaaaaggaaaatggcCATTTTAAATAGGAATGAAAATGTTCATCGGCTTTAATGGAATAGTAGCTAAAGCTTTTACTGATAATGTTTTGCCTTTGTTCTTGAGTGGCTCCCTTGTGCTTTTGATGCCCATGAGACTTGTTagttaatgcaattaacagaaAAAAGGGGTGCCAATGATGATGAAGGCTTTTGCTCCCTTAAAGTAAAAAGCCATGGCTTTATCATGATTTGATTTCCTTGTTCAATGTTCATATAATAGAACCgggtttgattgagttttaaatTAAGAACCTCATTATCTTTAGAATATTTGGGAATGACAGAGTGGAATTAGTATgattttgtaaaatgttagttcatttttgttttaagaattttttttttctcttggaTAACAAATTATATGAGTGGATGAGAAAAACGCACCGTCTAATTAAAAAAAGCATTCaattactttttcttttgtcaTAAACCTCGTGAACCAGAATGCCATACACTACATAACGATTTATGCATCCTTTTACAACGTAGAAGATTTgcctttttaacttttttttgttCTCTCTCTTTAGTTGACAATAggtgtttataaaaaaaagaagtaaGGCAACACATGTACAACTTGAATTGAACAGCCAAAAAAAAAgcaaagtattttaaaaaatatttatgaaagcTAGGTAAAATTCTTAAATTCGTGTATGCTGTTTGTAAATCGAAAGATTTAACCTTCGATGCTCGCCATTCTCATATAAATAATTTCACgtagtttaaaaaattataattaacataATCAATGtaataattcatatttaattttttaaacattctagtaaaaagtaaattacattattcttaaaattaagGAAAATTCAGTTCagcttaataaaaaattttaaaaaatcttatagGTAACTaaatgtaattaaattaaaatgataaatcaaattgatttaattcgTTAACTCTAATATAAGATTTAATAGTAATAagtaaaaagaataaattatataattaattttattcaattaatttttttaaaaaataaaattgaatgaaataaattaaaataaaagttcgatctaatttatatataaaaaaaaaacacttaatTTCCAAATTGTATGGATTCAATCTTTGTTTTGTCCGTTTGAACCAACTATGGCGCACCCACAATTGAAAACTaatggattttattttttttcttctatacATATAGATAAAAAGCATGTTAGAAAATTTATAAACAACCAAGATaga
The Manihot esculenta cultivar AM560-2 chromosome 1, M.esculenta_v8, whole genome shotgun sequence genome window above contains:
- the LOC110614912 gene encoding acid beta-fructofuranosidase, whose protein sequence is MADPNPFLPVSQPLQPTYTSLPDGTHPSGSPPTHCIPSKKLLLGIFSGLVMVFLFVALIGNRNGSQLNIYPQQDENVVSLASPTETAKPETLRPISRGKSAGVSEKANLISGVSESSTDQYPWNNSMLSWQRTAFHFQPEKNWMNDPNGPLFYKGWYHFFYQYNPNAAVWGDIVWGHAVSRDLIHWLHLPLAMVADQWYDQNGVWTGSATILPDGKIVMLYTGSTNESVQVQNLAYPADPNDPLLLDWVKYSGNPVLVPPPGIGTKDFRDPTTAWYTSEGKWRISIGSKIGKTGIALIYDTEDFINYKLQPQALHGVPGTGMWECVDFYPVSRTSQNGVDTSATGPEVKHVVKASLDDDRHDYYALGTYNEVTSTWTPDNPEIDVGIGLRYDYGIFYASKTFYDQNKGRRVLWGWIGESDSEVADVKKGWASLQGIPRTVTLDTKTGSNLLQWPVEEVESLRLRSNEFNKVEVKPGSVVPLDLDAATQLDIVAEFELDKKALEKTAESNEEFSCTTSHGARHRNALGPFGLLVLADDSLVEQTPVYFYVQKSNGTLKTFFCTDQSRSSAANDVNKQIYGNFVPVLEGEKFTLRVLVDHSIIESFAQGGRTTISSRVYPTRAIYGSAKLFLFNNAIEADVTASLKIWQMNSAFIRPYPNTR